In Corallococcus macrosporus, the following are encoded in one genomic region:
- a CDS encoding aldehyde dehydrogenase family protein, which translates to MTDARSLTPKLPVLKLLIDGQQVDPIEGGTFAVTNPATGQKIADVPAGTAADVDRAVKAARRAFESGPWGKMTGRERGKLIRKLADLLFARREEFALVESMNNGKTFRDAIRGDVAPGAATLANFADLASTIMGEVLPVDGPFHTYALKEPVGVVGIIVPWNYPTCMLGWKLGPALASGCTVVVKPSEYTPLTALKLSALALEAGFPPGVINVVTGLGDPAGEAIARHPDVDKISFTGSGRTARRLLQASAASNLKKLTLELGGKSPQIIFPDADFDRAVEACFWGIFGNKGETCNAGSRVLVHEQAYEAFVAKLAQKAGTMKVGDPLDATTEMGALVSQKQMDVVLGYIESGKQQGAKLLAGGGRDTDGFKAKGCFVKPTIFGDVKPDMKIAQEEIFGPVLSCLRFRDDAEAISMANSTQYGLAASIWTGDVAKAHALAKQVKSGVVWINCFNEFDDAAPFGGYKESGWGKDLGHHALDGYLQTKAVWTKLPSP; encoded by the coding sequence ATGACCGACGCTCGCTCGCTCACTCCCAAGCTCCCTGTGCTCAAGCTGCTCATCGACGGGCAGCAGGTGGATCCGATTGAAGGGGGCACCTTCGCGGTGACGAACCCCGCCACCGGTCAGAAGATCGCGGACGTGCCCGCCGGCACCGCTGCGGACGTGGACCGTGCGGTGAAGGCCGCGCGCCGCGCCTTCGAGTCCGGCCCGTGGGGGAAGATGACCGGCCGCGAGCGCGGCAAGCTCATCCGCAAGCTGGCGGACCTGCTCTTCGCGCGCCGCGAGGAGTTCGCGCTCGTCGAGTCGATGAACAACGGCAAGACGTTCCGGGACGCCATCCGGGGCGACGTGGCGCCGGGCGCCGCGACGCTCGCGAACTTCGCGGACCTGGCCAGCACCATCATGGGCGAGGTGCTGCCCGTGGACGGCCCCTTCCACACCTACGCGCTCAAGGAGCCGGTGGGCGTGGTGGGCATCATCGTGCCGTGGAACTACCCCACGTGCATGCTGGGCTGGAAGCTGGGGCCCGCGCTGGCCTCCGGCTGCACGGTGGTGGTGAAGCCGTCCGAGTACACTCCGCTCACCGCGCTGAAGCTGAGCGCGCTGGCGCTGGAGGCGGGCTTCCCGCCCGGCGTCATCAACGTGGTGACGGGCCTGGGCGACCCCGCGGGCGAGGCGATCGCCCGGCACCCGGACGTGGACAAGATTTCGTTCACCGGCTCCGGCCGCACCGCGCGCCGGCTGCTCCAGGCGTCCGCCGCGAGCAACCTGAAGAAGCTGACGCTGGAGCTGGGCGGCAAGAGCCCGCAGATCATCTTCCCGGACGCGGACTTCGACCGCGCGGTGGAGGCGTGCTTCTGGGGCATCTTCGGCAACAAGGGTGAGACGTGCAACGCGGGCAGCCGCGTGCTGGTGCACGAGCAGGCCTACGAGGCGTTCGTCGCGAAGCTGGCGCAGAAGGCCGGCACCATGAAGGTGGGCGACCCGCTGGACGCGACCACGGAGATGGGCGCGCTGGTGAGCCAGAAGCAGATGGACGTGGTGCTGGGCTACATCGAGAGCGGCAAGCAGCAGGGAGCGAAGCTGCTGGCGGGCGGCGGCCGCGACACGGACGGCTTCAAGGCGAAGGGCTGCTTCGTGAAGCCCACCATCTTCGGCGACGTGAAGCCGGACATGAAGATCGCCCAGGAGGAGATCTTCGGTCCGGTGCTCAGTTGCCTGCGCTTCCGCGACGACGCGGAGGCCATCTCGATGGCCAACAGCACGCAGTACGGCCTGGCCGCGTCCATCTGGACGGGCGACGTGGCCAAGGCGCACGCGCTGGCGAAGCAGGTGAAGAGCGGCGTGGTGTGGATCAACTGCTTCAACGAGTTCGACGACGCGGCGCCCTTCGGTGGCTACAAGGAATCCGGCTGGGGCAAGGACCTGGGCCACCACGCGCTGGACGGCTACCTCCAGACGAAGGCCGTGTGGACGAAGCTGCCGTCCCCCTGA
- a CDS encoding glutamine amidotransferase yields MKNVLLLKAGDAATSVQLSVGDYERWFLQTIGLSGQRFDILPVHKGAPLPKDAKGYDAVMMTGSPLSVTQREPWMERAGAFMAEAGEQGIPVLGVCFGQQLLAEAYGGKVTRNPNGRETGTVEVTLSPEGRADPLFTGLPERFAVQATHEDIVSRLPEGATVLAGNANTAHQALAFRPNVRGVQFHPEMPTDAMRAVILAREDKLDALAQEKGIPQGEYVPRLLSGITPTPLAHRVLMNFLEHFT; encoded by the coding sequence ATGAAGAACGTCCTCCTGCTGAAAGCCGGCGACGCGGCGACCTCCGTCCAGCTCTCCGTGGGCGACTACGAGCGGTGGTTTCTGCAAACCATCGGACTGTCCGGCCAGCGCTTCGACATCCTCCCGGTGCACAAAGGCGCGCCCCTGCCGAAGGATGCGAAGGGCTACGACGCGGTGATGATGACGGGCTCTCCGCTGTCGGTGACGCAGCGCGAGCCGTGGATGGAGCGCGCGGGCGCCTTCATGGCGGAGGCGGGCGAGCAGGGCATCCCCGTGCTCGGCGTGTGCTTTGGCCAACAACTCCTCGCGGAAGCCTACGGCGGCAAGGTGACGCGCAACCCCAACGGCCGCGAGACCGGCACCGTGGAGGTGACGCTCTCACCCGAGGGCCGCGCGGATCCGCTGTTCACCGGCCTGCCGGAGCGCTTCGCCGTGCAGGCCACCCACGAGGACATCGTCTCGCGACTGCCAGAGGGCGCCACGGTGCTCGCGGGCAACGCCAACACCGCGCACCAGGCGCTCGCCTTCCGTCCCAACGTGCGGGGCGTGCAGTTCCACCCGGAGATGCCCACGGACGCCATGCGCGCGGTCATCCTCGCCCGCGAGGACAAGCTGGACGCGCTCGCGCAAGAGAAGGGCATCCCCCAGGGCGAGTACGTCCCCCGATTGTTGTCCGGCATCACCCCGACGCCGCTCGCGCACCGGGTGCTGATGAACTTCCTCGAACACTTCACCTGA
- the ligA gene encoding NAD-dependent DNA ligase LigA — protein MDTFPKAEARARALRQELAHHNHRYYVLDAPEISDAQYDTLMRELQALEEKYPQLVTPDSPTQRVGGAAVEDFGQVVHTTQMLSLANIFDDAGLVEFDERVRKLTGLPRVDYVCEPKLDGLAISLRFEGGRFIQGATRGDGTTGEDVTANLRTIKSLPLELFPQDGVKVPKRLEVRGEVFIRKEDFRKLNEKREEEGESLFANPRNAAAGSLRQLDPKETAARPLSVYLYECVPGDGVPAFKSHIEKLEYLKTLGLPINRYERAEGADGVRQRYDESLKGRHALPFEVDGMVVKVDDEDLRRRLGQVSKSPRWAVAYKFPPEEESTTVDDIGIQVGRTGALTPVAHLKPVKVGGVTVSRATLHNEDEMRRKDVRRGDTVFVRRAGDVIPEIVSVVLSKRPEDSQPFSFPTHCPVCGAVAAKDEDGAIIRCTGASCPAQLVEKVRHFASRLALDIEGLGDKLATQLVTSGQVKAFADVYALTRDSLLKLERMGEKSADNLLASIEGSKATTQRRFLYSLGIRHVGDSTARALAEAFPDVRTLFTATLEDISRVKDVGPVMAQVIHTFFQEPQNQAAIQALLDAGVQPAPPAVATGGPFVGKTVVLTGTMAGLAREQAKEEIERRGGKVSGSVSRKTDFVVAGEDAGSKLKKAQELGVRILDEQAFLKLLEGDARA, from the coding sequence GTGGACACCTTCCCGAAAGCCGAAGCCCGCGCCCGAGCGCTCCGTCAGGAGCTGGCCCACCACAACCACCGCTACTACGTGCTGGACGCGCCGGAGATCAGCGACGCGCAATACGACACGTTGATGCGGGAGCTCCAGGCGCTGGAGGAGAAGTACCCCCAGCTCGTGACGCCGGACTCGCCCACCCAGCGCGTGGGTGGCGCGGCGGTGGAGGACTTCGGGCAGGTGGTGCACACCACCCAGATGCTGTCCCTGGCGAACATCTTCGATGACGCCGGGCTCGTGGAGTTCGACGAGCGCGTCCGCAAGCTGACGGGCCTGCCGAGGGTGGACTACGTGTGCGAGCCCAAGCTGGACGGCCTGGCCATCTCGCTGCGCTTCGAGGGCGGCCGCTTCATCCAGGGCGCCACGCGCGGCGACGGCACCACCGGCGAGGACGTCACGGCCAACCTGCGCACCATCAAGAGCCTGCCCCTGGAGCTGTTCCCCCAGGACGGCGTGAAGGTGCCCAAGCGGCTGGAGGTGCGCGGCGAGGTCTTCATCCGCAAGGAGGACTTCCGCAAGCTCAACGAGAAGCGCGAGGAGGAGGGCGAGTCGCTCTTCGCCAACCCGCGCAACGCCGCCGCGGGCAGCCTGCGCCAGCTGGACCCGAAGGAGACCGCGGCCCGGCCCCTGTCCGTCTACCTCTACGAGTGCGTGCCCGGCGACGGCGTGCCCGCCTTCAAGAGCCACATCGAGAAGCTGGAGTACCTAAAGACGCTGGGCCTGCCCATCAACCGCTACGAGCGCGCGGAAGGGGCCGACGGGGTACGCCAGCGCTACGACGAGTCCCTGAAGGGCCGCCACGCCCTGCCCTTCGAAGTGGACGGCATGGTGGTGAAGGTGGACGACGAGGACCTGCGCCGCCGCCTGGGCCAGGTGTCCAAGAGCCCCCGCTGGGCCGTGGCCTACAAGTTCCCGCCGGAGGAGGAGTCCACCACGGTGGACGACATCGGCATCCAGGTGGGCCGCACGGGCGCGCTCACGCCGGTGGCGCACCTGAAGCCGGTGAAGGTGGGCGGCGTGACGGTGTCGCGCGCCACGCTGCACAATGAAGACGAGATGCGCCGCAAGGACGTGCGCCGGGGCGACACCGTCTTCGTGCGCCGCGCGGGCGACGTGATTCCGGAGATCGTCTCCGTGGTGCTGTCCAAGCGCCCGGAGGACTCCCAGCCCTTCAGCTTCCCCACCCACTGTCCGGTGTGCGGCGCGGTGGCGGCCAAGGACGAGGACGGCGCCATCATCCGCTGCACGGGCGCGTCCTGCCCCGCGCAGCTGGTGGAGAAGGTGCGCCACTTCGCCAGCCGCCTCGCGCTGGACATCGAAGGTCTGGGCGACAAGCTGGCCACGCAGCTGGTCACGTCCGGGCAGGTGAAGGCGTTCGCGGACGTGTACGCGCTCACCCGGGACTCGCTGCTCAAGCTGGAGCGCATGGGGGAGAAGAGCGCGGACAACCTGCTGGCCTCCATCGAGGGCAGCAAGGCCACCACCCAGCGCCGCTTCCTGTATTCGCTGGGCATCCGCCACGTGGGCGACTCCACGGCGCGCGCCCTGGCGGAGGCCTTCCCGGACGTGAGGACGCTCTTCACGGCCACCCTGGAGGACATCAGCCGGGTGAAGGACGTGGGCCCGGTGATGGCGCAGGTCATCCACACCTTCTTCCAGGAACCCCAGAACCAGGCCGCCATCCAGGCCCTGCTGGACGCGGGAGTCCAGCCGGCGCCCCCGGCGGTCGCCACGGGCGGCCCCTTCGTGGGCAAGACGGTGGTGCTCACCGGCACCATGGCGGGGCTGGCGCGCGAGCAGGCCAAGGAGGAAATCGAGCGGCGCGGAGGTAAGGTCTCTGGAAGTGTCTCGCGCAAGACCGATTTCGTCGTCGCGGGCGAGGACGCGGGCAGCAAGCTGAAGAAGGCACAGGAACTCGGGGTAAGAATCCTGGATGAGCAGGCGTTCCTGAAGCTGCTAGAAGGGGACGCAAGAGCATGA
- a CDS encoding esterase/lipase family protein, with amino-acid sequence MNPFVMQYRKLKCHLKYLASYVDLDPRGNQVVRRTDFKHCQKPVLLLHGFFSTRRVLEVLEHRLRREGYCVWSIHLGGTMDRFNTHRIDELAQKVRGKVDRLYERHPGMGPLTIIGHSKGGLIGTYYVKRLGGDARVKNLITLGTPHRGTRMAYLGCATLGWFSRSMWQLTPTSRFIKDLGMGAFPRHVRLTSIYSRDDVIARYPSSVLDVDGQPNVSNVELSGVVPHGELLTRRAVWEVIQRELALGYADTPTPVVHAPELPSPPLPVALTAAASP; translated from the coding sequence ATGAATCCGTTCGTGATGCAGTACCGGAAGCTGAAGTGCCACCTGAAGTACCTGGCCAGCTACGTGGACCTGGATCCGCGTGGCAACCAGGTCGTGCGCCGCACGGACTTCAAGCACTGCCAGAAGCCGGTGCTCCTGCTGCACGGCTTCTTCAGCACGCGCCGCGTCCTGGAGGTGCTGGAGCACCGCCTGCGCCGCGAGGGCTACTGCGTCTGGTCCATCCACCTGGGCGGCACCATGGACCGCTTCAACACGCACCGCATCGACGAGCTGGCCCAGAAGGTGCGCGGCAAGGTGGACCGGCTCTACGAGCGCCACCCGGGCATGGGGCCGCTCACCATCATCGGCCACTCCAAGGGCGGCCTCATCGGCACGTACTACGTGAAGCGGCTGGGCGGGGACGCGCGCGTGAAGAACCTCATCACGCTGGGCACGCCGCACCGGGGCACGCGCATGGCCTACCTGGGCTGCGCGACGCTGGGCTGGTTCAGCCGCAGCATGTGGCAGCTCACGCCGACCTCGCGCTTCATCAAGGACCTGGGCATGGGCGCCTTCCCGCGCCACGTGCGGCTCACGTCCATCTACTCGCGCGACGACGTCATCGCGCGCTACCCGTCCTCCGTGCTGGACGTGGACGGACAGCCCAACGTCTCCAACGTGGAGCTGTCCGGCGTGGTGCCCCACGGCGAGTTGCTCACGCGCCGGGCCGTGTGGGAGGTCATCCAGCGCGAGCTGGCGCTGGGTTATGCTGACACCCCGACGCCCGTCGTCCACGCGCCGGAGCTTCCGTCCCCTCCCCTTCCGGTGGCCCTGACCGCCGCCGCCAGCCCCTGA
- a CDS encoding ATP-binding protein, with protein MPPSPSPAPDFRSLFEASPNPYLVLTPGFVIVAVTDSYLRATRTRREDILGRHIFEVFPDNPQESGATGVTNLRASLERVVKTGAPDAMAVQKYDIPRPPEAGGGFELRYWSPLNSPVFGEDGTLRHIIHRVEDVTDFIHQRQPDDEQSRQHAALRARADEMEGEIFRRAQQIQEANQQLRVANEQLGELDRLKSEFFANVSHEFRTPLTLMLGPTEDLLAGRAGPLSDEVRKEMERVHRNAGRLLKLVNALLDLSKLEAGPKEERFVPADLAALTKDAAASFRSAMERAGLKLTVDCPPLSQPVYVAPDLWEQIVLNLVSNAFKFTLQGGVTLRLRESGQRVTLEVEDTGSGIPANELPRLFERFHRVQGSPSRTVEGSGIGLALVQEFARLHGGAVSARSTEGEGSVFTVELPLGHAHLPPERIRNAARPRSAAREATSAYVEEALLWNVTRPKDRTQSSHQHPASADGHDPGPAQRARILLVDDNRDMRDYIQRVLSPEYDVEAVTDGLKGLESALARPPDLVLSDVMMPKLDGMGLLKALRAAPTTRELPILLLSAKAGEEATVQGLTSGADDYLVKPFSAGELLARIASNLKLARMRGEMANERARAEGLAEALRARDDFLSVAAHELRTPLAAFQLHLELVERGLGRDAPPKALERLKQARSFIRRLAMLVDVLMDVSQITSGRLKLTRSEVDLGDLLVEVTRFAEEEARRDGTPLTVDVKGPVVGPFDPSRISQVVHNLVANALKFGRGRPVTVTLQPDGDVVRLTVVDHGIGIKPEDRERIFERFERAVSTHHYGGLGLGLWVSRQVVEAHQGRIDVEDTPGGGTTFRVTLPLREPPVDMTGLPG; from the coding sequence ATGCCCCCCAGCCCCTCGCCGGCCCCGGACTTCCGGAGCCTGTTCGAAGCCTCACCCAACCCGTACCTGGTGCTGACGCCGGGGTTCGTCATCGTCGCGGTGACGGACTCGTACCTGCGCGCCACGCGGACGCGGCGCGAGGACATCCTGGGCCGACACATCTTCGAGGTCTTCCCGGACAACCCCCAGGAATCGGGGGCCACCGGGGTGACCAACCTGCGCGCATCGCTGGAGCGCGTGGTGAAGACGGGCGCCCCGGACGCGATGGCGGTCCAGAAGTACGACATCCCCCGGCCCCCGGAGGCCGGCGGCGGCTTCGAGCTGCGCTACTGGAGCCCGCTGAACAGCCCGGTGTTCGGCGAGGACGGCACGCTGCGCCACATCATCCACCGCGTGGAGGACGTCACCGACTTCATCCACCAGCGGCAGCCGGACGACGAGCAGAGCCGCCAGCACGCCGCGCTCCGGGCCCGCGCGGATGAAATGGAGGGCGAAATCTTCCGGCGCGCCCAGCAGATTCAAGAGGCCAACCAGCAGCTGCGCGTGGCCAACGAGCAACTGGGCGAGCTGGACCGGCTCAAGTCGGAGTTCTTCGCCAACGTCAGCCACGAGTTCCGCACGCCGCTGACGCTGATGCTGGGCCCCACGGAGGACCTGCTCGCCGGCCGCGCGGGCCCGCTGTCGGACGAGGTCCGCAAGGAGATGGAGCGGGTGCACCGCAACGCCGGGCGCCTGCTCAAGCTGGTGAACGCGCTGCTGGACCTGTCGAAGCTGGAGGCGGGCCCCAAGGAGGAGCGCTTCGTGCCCGCGGACCTGGCCGCGCTCACGAAGGACGCGGCCGCCAGCTTCCGCTCCGCCATGGAGCGCGCGGGCCTGAAGCTCACGGTGGACTGCCCGCCCCTGTCCCAGCCCGTCTACGTGGCCCCGGACCTGTGGGAGCAGATCGTCCTCAACCTGGTGTCCAACGCGTTCAAGTTCACGCTCCAGGGCGGCGTCACGCTGCGGCTGCGCGAGTCCGGGCAGCGGGTGACGCTGGAGGTGGAGGACACCGGCTCCGGCATCCCCGCGAACGAGCTGCCCCGCCTCTTCGAGCGCTTCCACCGCGTGCAGGGCTCGCCGTCGCGCACCGTGGAGGGCAGCGGCATCGGGCTCGCGCTGGTGCAGGAGTTCGCGCGGCTGCACGGCGGCGCCGTGTCCGCGCGCAGCACGGAGGGCGAAGGCAGCGTCTTCACCGTGGAGCTGCCGCTGGGCCATGCGCACCTGCCGCCGGAGCGCATCCGCAACGCCGCCCGGCCGCGCTCCGCGGCGCGCGAGGCCACGTCGGCCTACGTCGAGGAAGCGCTGCTGTGGAACGTCACCAGGCCCAAGGACCGCACGCAGTCCTCGCACCAGCACCCGGCCTCGGCGGACGGCCATGACCCGGGCCCGGCGCAGCGCGCGCGCATCCTCCTGGTGGACGACAACCGGGACATGCGCGACTACATCCAGCGCGTGCTCTCCCCCGAGTACGACGTGGAGGCCGTGACGGACGGCCTGAAGGGCCTGGAGTCCGCGCTGGCCCGGCCGCCGGACCTGGTGCTGTCGGACGTGATGATGCCGAAGCTGGACGGCATGGGCCTGCTCAAGGCCCTGCGCGCCGCGCCCACCACGCGCGAGCTGCCCATCCTGCTGCTGTCCGCGAAGGCCGGCGAAGAGGCCACGGTGCAGGGCCTGACGTCCGGCGCGGATGACTACCTGGTGAAGCCCTTCTCCGCCGGGGAGCTGCTCGCGCGCATCGCGTCCAACCTGAAGCTCGCGCGGATGCGCGGAGAGATGGCCAACGAGCGCGCCCGCGCGGAGGGGCTGGCCGAAGCGCTGCGCGCCCGGGACGACTTCCTCTCCGTGGCGGCCCACGAGCTGCGCACGCCGCTGGCGGCCTTCCAGCTGCACCTGGAGCTGGTGGAGCGCGGCCTGGGCCGGGACGCGCCGCCCAAGGCGCTGGAGCGCCTGAAGCAGGCCCGGTCCTTCATCCGCCGGCTGGCGATGCTGGTGGACGTGCTGATGGACGTGTCGCAGATCACCAGCGGCCGGCTGAAGCTCACCCGCTCGGAGGTGGACCTGGGCGACCTGCTGGTGGAGGTGACGCGCTTCGCGGAGGAGGAGGCGCGCCGCGACGGCACGCCGCTCACCGTGGACGTGAAGGGCCCGGTGGTGGGCCCCTTCGACCCGTCACGCATCTCGCAGGTGGTGCACAACCTGGTCGCCAACGCGCTGAAGTTCGGCCGGGGCCGGCCGGTAACCGTGACGCTCCAGCCGGACGGGGACGTGGTGCGCCTGACCGTGGTGGACCACGGCATCGGCATCAAGCCGGAGGACCGCGAGCGCATCTTCGAGCGCTTCGAGCGCGCCGTGTCCACGCACCACTACGGCGGCCTGGGCCTGGGGCTCTGGGTGTCGCGCCAGGTGGTGGAGGCGCACCAGGGCCGCATCGACGTGGAGGACACGCCGGGCGGCGGCACCACCTTCCGCGTGACGCTGCCCTTGAGGGAGCCGCCGGTGGACATGACCGGCCTGCCCGGCTGA
- a CDS encoding AI-2E family transporter, producing the protein MSQPVEATAPDERRKRLLLLAGLWVALAVTLFALRSVVMPFAGAALIAYLVQPLVARITRLKVAGRYVPRWVAILAIYAGFFLAVYLFFVALVPQLYREVARISREMAGFASALTPEHVQTLAQRAEEWLNVYGIPVALSDRAMEGAAGAQGSFSLALDLEQMLTDAVARTTSFARENLGDIVNVSRRIVTEVLAGVFMLFFILMVAAFFSIDAQAIRRYFGTLIPAELLPDAKTLVARIDKSLSGVVRGQVTICLVNGGLTLLGLLLFGVKFAFLLATIATLFSLIPIFGTIISSVPIVLIALADGFQKAVALLLWIIGIHALEAYFLNPKIMGEAARIHPVVVAFSLIAGEKLFGLWGALFAVPVASIAVACFDYARLKAQPPPLVAAPSQQAVASTDAAPAA; encoded by the coding sequence ATGTCGCAGCCCGTGGAAGCCACCGCCCCCGACGAACGCCGCAAGCGCCTGCTCCTCCTCGCCGGGTTGTGGGTGGCCCTCGCGGTGACGCTCTTCGCCCTGCGCTCGGTGGTGATGCCCTTCGCGGGCGCCGCGCTCATCGCGTACCTGGTGCAGCCGCTGGTGGCGCGCATCACGCGGCTGAAGGTGGCGGGCCGCTACGTGCCGCGCTGGGTGGCCATCCTCGCCATCTACGCGGGGTTCTTCCTCGCCGTGTACCTCTTCTTCGTCGCGCTGGTGCCGCAGCTCTACCGCGAGGTGGCGCGCATCAGCCGCGAGATGGCGGGCTTCGCCAGCGCGCTCACGCCGGAGCACGTGCAGACGCTCGCGCAGCGCGCGGAGGAGTGGCTCAACGTGTACGGCATCCCCGTGGCGCTGTCGGACCGGGCCATGGAGGGCGCGGCGGGGGCCCAGGGCAGCTTCAGCCTGGCGCTGGACCTGGAGCAGATGCTCACCGACGCGGTGGCCCGCACGACGTCGTTCGCCAGGGAGAACCTGGGAGACATCGTCAACGTGTCCAGGCGCATCGTCACGGAGGTGCTGGCCGGCGTCTTCATGCTGTTCTTCATCCTGATGGTGGCCGCGTTCTTCTCCATCGACGCGCAGGCCATCCGCCGCTACTTCGGCACGCTCATCCCCGCGGAGCTGCTCCCGGACGCGAAGACGCTGGTGGCGCGCATCGACAAGTCGCTGTCCGGCGTGGTGCGCGGCCAGGTGACCATCTGCCTGGTGAACGGAGGCCTCACGCTGCTGGGCCTGCTGCTGTTCGGCGTGAAGTTCGCGTTCCTCCTGGCAACCATCGCCACGCTCTTCAGCCTCATCCCCATCTTCGGCACCATCATCAGCTCGGTGCCCATCGTGCTCATCGCGCTGGCGGACGGCTTCCAGAAGGCCGTGGCGCTCCTCTTGTGGATCATCGGCATCCACGCGCTGGAGGCGTACTTCCTCAACCCGAAGATCATGGGCGAGGCCGCGCGCATCCACCCCGTGGTGGTGGCCTTCTCCCTCATCGCGGGCGAGAAGCTCTTCGGCCTCTGGGGCGCGCTGTTCGCGGTGCCGGTGGCCTCCATCGCGGTGGCCTGCTTCGACTACGCGCGCCTCAAGGCCCAGCCGCCCCCACTGGTGGCCGCGCCCTCGCAGCAGGCGGTCGCCTCCACGGACGCGGCCCCCGCCGCCTGA
- the rho gene encoding transcription termination factor Rho encodes MAKARSPREKVVEPEFTAEEKPRRKRAAAKEAEKPAPRSRRAPARREEAPAEEAEAPEVAAEAPRPVLTPISRPVRDDELQELRGTEEAPAEEAAPAAPQEPTEAPAITEVERDGTPMQVIKLNDLKRMKIVDLAKMAHDTGIEGYQGLKKQDLIFALLGGIADKRFEVHAEGVLELLSDGFGFLRSADSDYQPSPDDIYVSPSQVRRFNLRPGDTVTGPIRQPREGERFFALQKVDKVNFADPMSDAARERILFDNLTPLYPTRKLKLEHESSEMTTRIIDMFCPIGLGQRCLIVAPPKAGKTVLLQNIAHAISRNHPDVYLIVLLVDERPEEVTDMERSVRGEVVSSTFDEPATRHVQVAEMVIDKAKRLVEQKYDVCILLDSITRLARAYNTVVPASGKILSGGVDANALHKPKRFFGAARNIEEGGSLTIIGTALIDTGSRMDEVIFEEFKGTGNSEIVLDRKLMEKRIFPTLDINKSGTRKEELLLSQADLVRITALRQVLHPFTPIDAMEFVLKHMRPTAANTEFLGSMNR; translated from the coding sequence ATGGCCAAAGCCCGTTCCCCCCGAGAAAAGGTAGTCGAGCCCGAGTTCACCGCGGAGGAGAAGCCCCGCCGTAAGCGCGCGGCGGCGAAGGAGGCGGAGAAGCCCGCGCCCCGGTCCCGCCGTGCGCCCGCCCGTCGGGAAGAGGCTCCCGCCGAGGAGGCCGAGGCCCCCGAGGTCGCCGCGGAGGCGCCCCGTCCGGTGCTCACGCCCATCTCCCGTCCGGTGCGCGACGACGAGCTCCAGGAGCTGCGCGGCACGGAGGAGGCGCCCGCCGAGGAGGCCGCTCCGGCCGCCCCGCAGGAGCCCACCGAGGCCCCCGCCATCACGGAGGTCGAGCGCGACGGCACCCCGATGCAGGTCATCAAGCTCAATGACCTGAAGCGGATGAAGATCGTCGACCTGGCGAAGATGGCCCACGACACGGGCATCGAGGGCTACCAGGGACTGAAGAAGCAGGACCTCATCTTCGCGCTGCTGGGCGGCATCGCCGACAAGCGCTTCGAGGTCCACGCGGAGGGCGTGCTGGAGCTGCTCAGCGACGGCTTCGGCTTCCTGCGCAGCGCGGACAGCGACTACCAGCCGTCCCCGGACGACATCTACGTGTCGCCGTCGCAGGTGCGCCGCTTCAACCTGCGGCCCGGCGACACGGTGACGGGCCCCATCCGCCAGCCCCGCGAGGGCGAGCGCTTCTTCGCGCTGCAGAAGGTGGACAAGGTCAACTTCGCGGACCCCATGTCGGACGCGGCGCGCGAGCGCATCCTGTTCGACAACCTCACGCCGCTCTATCCGACGCGCAAGCTCAAGCTGGAGCACGAGTCGTCGGAGATGACCACGCGCATCATCGACATGTTCTGCCCCATCGGCCTGGGCCAGCGCTGCCTCATCGTGGCGCCCCCGAAGGCCGGCAAGACGGTGCTGCTGCAGAACATCGCGCACGCCATCAGCCGCAACCACCCGGACGTCTACCTCATCGTGCTGCTCGTGGACGAGCGCCCGGAGGAAGTGACGGACATGGAGCGCAGCGTGCGCGGCGAGGTGGTGTCCTCCACCTTCGACGAGCCCGCCACGCGCCACGTGCAGGTGGCGGAGATGGTCATCGACAAGGCCAAGCGCCTGGTCGAGCAGAAGTACGACGTCTGCATCCTGCTGGACTCCATCACCCGTCTGGCGCGCGCCTACAACACGGTGGTGCCGGCGTCCGGCAAGATCCTCTCCGGCGGCGTGGACGCCAACGCGCTCCACAAGCCCAAGCGCTTCTTCGGCGCGGCCCGCAACATCGAGGAGGGCGGCAGCCTCACCATCATCGGCACGGCGCTCATTGACACCGGCAGCCGCATGGATGAAGTGATTTTCGAAGAGTTCAAGGGCACGGGTAACTCCGAAATCGTCCTGGACCGGAAGTTGATGGAGAAGCGCATCTTCCCAACGCTCGACATCAACAAATCCGGCACCCGCAAGGAGGAGCTCCTCTTGTCTCAGGCGGACCTGGTGCGTATTACGGCGTTGCGCCAGGTGCTCCACCCGTTCACGCCCATCGACGCGATGGAGTTCGTGCTCAAGCACATGCGTCCGACGGCGGCGAACACGGAGTTCCTGGGCTCGATGAACCGGTAG